The Epinephelus lanceolatus isolate andai-2023 chromosome 11, ASM4190304v1, whole genome shotgun sequence genome window below encodes:
- the npm1a gene encoding nucleophosmin 1a isoform X2, translating to MNGLDEESMAPQTFLYGCVLEAGKEVVFNPEDDDFEHQLDLRMACVDPSTKDELHMVEVEGQDTEGQKIKAALVSLKPSTLPSVCLGGFTITPPAVFRLRAGAGPIHLSGQHLVMMEADQTFDEEEEDDEEEEEEDVKTSKKRPASSPAIKSQKKMKMDIEEDDEDDDEDDDDDDEDDEDDDDEESEEEESPVKAKPAPSKQRTPAQNGKSPKPNTPAKKQEKSPKGDKAKTPPTPKGNLTIPDLKAKLMETVKKGVQLPKSQPKFENFMKNGHNVADTKVIAELWKWRQTMMDAK from the exons ATGAACGGGTTAGACGAGGAATCAATGGCGCCACAGACCTTTCTTTACG GTTGTGTGCTGGAAGCTGGAAAGGAGGTGGTGTTCAATCCTGAGGACGATGACTTTGAGCATCAGTTAGATCTACGGATG GCCTGTGTGGACCCCAGCACTAAAGATGAGCTTCACATGGTGGAGGTTGAAGGACAAGACACAGAGGGTCAGAAAATCAAGGCAGCGCTCGTCTCACTAAAGCCCTCTACCCTGCCAAGT gtgTGTCTCGGTGGTTTCACAATCACACCTCCAGCAGTTTTCCGTCTGAGGGCAGGTGCCGGTCCAATCCACCTCAGTGGACAACACCTCGTCA TGATGGAAGCTGATCAGACttttgatgaagaggaggaagatgatgaggaagaagaggaggaagatgtcAAAACATCAAAGAAAAGGCCGGCCTCCTCACCTGCCATCAAGTCACAG aaaaaaatgaaaatggacATTGAGGAGGATGACGAGGACGATGATgaggatgacgatgatgatgatga ggatgatgaagatgatgatgacgaggagAGTGAGGAAGAAGAGTCACCTGTCAAG GCCAAGCCAGCACCATCCAAGCAACGAACCCCTGCTCAGAATGGCAAGAGTCCCAAACCCAACACTCCAGCCAAAAAGCAG GAAAAGAGTCCTAAAGGTGATAAGGCTAAAACTCCACCAACTCCCAAAGGAAACCTAACAATTCCTGATCTTAAAGCCAAGTTGATGGAGACAGTGAAGAAG GGAGTACAGCTACCTAAATCTCAGCCCAAGTTTGAGAACTTTATGAAGAATGGTCATAATGTGGCAGACACCAAG gTCATTGCGGAGCTGTGGAAGTGGAGACAGACGATGATGGATGCCAAATAA
- the npm1a gene encoding nucleophosmin 1a isoform X1, whose amino-acid sequence MNGLDEESMAPQTFLYGCVLEAGKEVVFNPEDDDFEHQLDLRMACVDPSTKDELHMVEVEGQDTEGQKIKAALVSLKPSTLPSVCLGGFTITPPAVFRLRAGAGPIHLSGQHLVMMEADQTFDEEEEDDEEEEEEDVKTSKKRPASSPAIKSQKKMKMDIEEDDEDDDEDDDDDDEDDEDDDDEESEEEESPVKASTSLIQMCQFQLKSLGVLSLLIAAYLLQAKPAPSKQRTPAQNGKSPKPNTPAKKQEKSPKGDKAKTPPTPKGNLTIPDLKAKLMETVKKGVQLPKSQPKFENFMKNGHNVADTKVIAELWKWRQTMMDAK is encoded by the exons ATGAACGGGTTAGACGAGGAATCAATGGCGCCACAGACCTTTCTTTACG GTTGTGTGCTGGAAGCTGGAAAGGAGGTGGTGTTCAATCCTGAGGACGATGACTTTGAGCATCAGTTAGATCTACGGATG GCCTGTGTGGACCCCAGCACTAAAGATGAGCTTCACATGGTGGAGGTTGAAGGACAAGACACAGAGGGTCAGAAAATCAAGGCAGCGCTCGTCTCACTAAAGCCCTCTACCCTGCCAAGT gtgTGTCTCGGTGGTTTCACAATCACACCTCCAGCAGTTTTCCGTCTGAGGGCAGGTGCCGGTCCAATCCACCTCAGTGGACAACACCTCGTCA TGATGGAAGCTGATCAGACttttgatgaagaggaggaagatgatgaggaagaagaggaggaagatgtcAAAACATCAAAGAAAAGGCCGGCCTCCTCACCTGCCATCAAGTCACAG aaaaaaatgaaaatggacATTGAGGAGGATGACGAGGACGATGATgaggatgacgatgatgatgatga ggatgatgaagatgatgatgacgaggagAGTGAGGAAGAAGAGTCACCTGTCAAGGCAAGCACCAGTCTCATACAGATGTGTCAGTTCCAGCTAAAGAGCCTTGGAGTCCTTTCCTTATTAATAGCTGCTTATTTGTTACAGGCCAAGCCAGCACCATCCAAGCAACGAACCCCTGCTCAGAATGGCAAGAGTCCCAAACCCAACACTCCAGCCAAAAAGCAG GAAAAGAGTCCTAAAGGTGATAAGGCTAAAACTCCACCAACTCCCAAAGGAAACCTAACAATTCCTGATCTTAAAGCCAAGTTGATGGAGACAGTGAAGAAG GGAGTACAGCTACCTAAATCTCAGCCCAAGTTTGAGAACTTTATGAAGAATGGTCATAATGTGGCAGACACCAAG gTCATTGCGGAGCTGTGGAAGTGGAGACAGACGATGATGGATGCCAAATAA